The proteins below come from a single Aegilops tauschii subsp. strangulata cultivar AL8/78 chromosome 6, Aet v6.0, whole genome shotgun sequence genomic window:
- the LOC109784767 gene encoding tyrosine-sulfated glycopeptide receptor 1-like, producing the protein MKHSKKEKSPMASLRLAFVLLISLVSPTSSCTQQEKICLLRFLAGLSQDGGLAASWRDGEDCCEWEGVTCGTDRAVAGVSLASKSLEGNISESLGSLDGLKLLDLSHNSLSGCLPRGLVSSPSIVVLDVSFNRLSGALHELPSSTPPRPLQVLNISSNSFTGMFPSTIWESMENLIALNGSNNSFTGQIPTHFCNGSPSFAVLDLSYNKLRGSIPRGLGDCSVLRVLNAGYNNLSGTLPDELFRATSLEHLSFRNNELHGVLDGAHIINLGNLVTLNLGRNNFSGKLPDSIGQLKRMEELYFDRNNMSGDLPSALSNCTNLITVDFKSNKFSGELNKVDFSNFPNLTTLDLLYNNFTGTIPESIYSCSKLIALRLSANNLHGQLSPKIGDLKHLAFLSLAFNSFVNITNALHILQNCRQLTILLIGDNFMAELMPEDDIIDGFQNLQVLDIGGCQLLGNMPFWISKLPNLQILNLANNQLTGSIPAWIKTLSNLFYLDISNNNLTEGIPTTLMDMPMLKLEKTKAHLDPRVFKLTIYTALSRQYRRLNAFPKVLDLSNNKFTGEIPWEIGQLKSLRSLNLSSNDLTGQLPQSICNLTSLLALDLSNNNLMGPIPSGLNSLHSLSAFNISKNDLEGPIPSGGQFNTFETSSFDGNARLCGSMLIQKCDSTEAPPATTMSKQRTGYKVAFMIAFSAFFVIGVLYDQVVLSKYFG; encoded by the coding sequence ATGAAACACAGCAAAAAAGAAAAATCACCAATGGCTTCCCTTCGCCTTGCTTTTGTGCTGCTCATCTCCCTGGTGTCCCCCACCAGCTCCTGCACACAGCAGGAGAAGATCTGCCTTCTCCGATTCCTCGCGGGGCTCTCGCAGGACGGTGGCCTCGCGGCGTCATGGCGGGACGGCGAGGATTGCTGCGAGTGGGAGGGGGTCACCTGCGGCACAGACAGGGCGGTCGCCGGTGTCTCGCTGGCTTCTAAGAGCCTCGAGGGGAACATCTCAGAGTCCCTTGGTAGCCTCGACGGCCTGAAGCTCCTTGACCTCTCGCACAACTCGCTGTCCGGTTGCCTGCCGCGGGGATTGGTGTCTTCTCCCAGCATCGTTGTTCTAGATGTCAGCTTCAACCGCCTCAGTGGAGCACTGCACGAGCTGCCATCATCGACCCCTCCCCGGCCTCTGCAGGTACTAAACATATCGAGTAACTCGTTCACTGGGATGTTCCCATCCACCATATGGGAATCAATGGAGAATCTTATCGCGCTCAATGGCAGCAATAATAGCTTCACTGGGCAGATACCAACTCATTTCTGCAACGGTTCACCATCTTTCGCTGTGCTTGATCTGAGTTACAACAAACTCCGTGGTAGCATCCCCCGAGGACTTGGTGATTGCTCTGTTCTGAGAGTGCTCAATGCTGGCTACAACAACCTCAGTGGAACCCTCCCAGATGAACTCTTCCGTGCTACCTCGTTGGAGCACCTGTCTTTCCGTAACAATGAGTTACATGGAGTACTGGATGGTGCGCACATAATCAACCTCGGCAATCTCGTGACCCTGAATCTTGGAAGGAATAACTTCAGTGGCAAGCTTCCAGATTCTATAGGTCAGCTCAAGAGAATGGAGGAGTTATATTTTGACCGCAACAACATGTCAGGGGACCTACCATCAGCTCTGAGTAACTGCACAAATCTTATAACAGTCGACTTCAAGAGCAACAAATTCAGTGGAGAACTTAACAAGGTTGATTTCTCCAACTTTCCCAATCTGACAACTTTAGACCTTCTGTACAACAACTTCACTGGCACAATTCCAGAAAGTATATACTCTTGCAGCAAACTCATTGCCCTGCGGCTATCTGCAAACAACTTGCATGGACAACTGTCGCCAAAAATAGGCGATTTGAAGCACTTAGCCTTCCTTTCACTTGCTTTCAACTCATTCGTAAATATCACAAATGCACTTCACATTCTACAGAACTGCAGGCAGCTTACCATCCTGCTTATCGGGGATAACTTCATGGCAGAGCTCATGCCTGAGGATGACATAATTGATGGCTTTCAGAATCTTCAGGTCCTGGATATAGGAGGTTGCCAGTTGTTAGGTAATATGCCATTTTGGATATCGAAGCTACCAAACTTACAAATATTAAACTTAGCTAACAATCAACTCACTGGATCAATACCAGCCTGGATCAAAACCCTAAGCAACTTGTTCTATCTGGACATATCAAACAACAACCTCACAGAGGGAATTCCAACAACACTGATGGATATGCCAATGCTGAAGTTAGAGAAGACTAAAGCCCATTTAGACCCAAGGGTGTTCAAACTAACTATTTATACTGCTCTATCACGACAATACCGCCGATTGAATGCTTTCCCTAAAGTGCTGGATTTAAGCAACAATAAATTCACTGGTGAGATCCCTTGGGAGATCGGTCAGCTGAAATCCCTCCGTTCTCTCAATTTGAGTTCGAATGACTTGACGGGACAGCTCCCACAGTCAATATGCAATCTCACAAGTCTTCTGGCACTAGACTTGTCCAATAACAATCTCATGGGCCCAATCCCATCTGGACTGAACAGCCTGCACTCCCTTTCGGCGTTCAATATTTCCAAGAACGACCTAGAAGGTCCTATTCCATCTGGAGGCCAGTTTAACACATTTGAGACTTCGAGCTTTGATGGGAATGCAAGGCTCTGTGGTTCAATGCTCATTCAAAAGTGTGATTCAACAGAAGCACCTCCAGCCACCACTATGTCAAAACAACGAACGGGCTATAAGGTTGCCTTCATGATTGCTTTCAGTGCATTCTTCGTCATAGGGGTGTTGTATGATCAGGTAGTCTTATCAAAATATTTTGGCTAG